The genomic DNA GGAATGAGAGCAAAGTCTCTGCGGAATCACCGGCCGGAATCACGCAAATCGTCACTCCGTAGTGGTTCGCATGAGTGACCAAATCTCGCATGATCGGAAAAATCACCTGCTTGGCTTCTTCTGACTCCAGATCGGGAAGGCGACCGAGTCTGATCGTCAACGTTCGCAACTTCATCTGTGAAGCAAACAGGATTGCATTCCGCACTGCTTCAAGTCTTTGTTCAAGGCGCTCATTCTCAAATAAAGAACTCCGCAGAGAAAAATGCGCAGAAGCAGGTTGAAGATTTCTCTCGTTCAAATAATTCTGAAGTTGCCTTCGCGCTGTCGATCCATAGTCCGCAGGTCGTAGCTGACTTCGCAAATCGAATTGGACGCCCTGAGCTCCGATTTTCATCGCTGAGTGCAAAGCACTGCGAATATCCTGATCGAACTCGTAAGTAGCAACGGAAATTTTCACGCGAAACACAATTGAACCTTTTGATCGGTGTCTGCTGAGATGTTCTCGAACTTCTCAACGGACGTTTGGATTTCATTAGCGACCAGGTGACGTTGAGCCGCTTCAGTAGACATCATACCTCTCTGCATGGTGTGTCAATGATGAGAGAGGTTTCTCCCTTTTGTACCAAAACTGACAATCTGAATCTTGAACTGGTGTTCGGCAACCGTTCGCCGGATAGAATAGTTGTTCAGAGCAAATTCAAAATCTGTATTTGTCCGTTCTGCCTCGTTGCGAACAGCATTTTTGTTAGAGAAATGCGTTCTTCACGGGCACGCGGTAGAGCAAACTGCTCGAAAGTCTGAATTAGCTTTCATAAACACTGAGGAAAATGACCATTCCACAAGTTTCCGGACTGGTTCACGTGTCATGAAGAGTGCGGTGACCTGCGAGGGCATCCAACATCGTTCCTGAAAATCCGACATCGATTATGTCCATGAAATTAAAGAAACTCATTGAGTACCTTGGAGAGTTTGCACCGCTTGAACTCGCTGAGGACTGGGACAATGTCGGTCTCTTGGTTGGGGATGAGAATGCGGAAGTTTGCAGGGTCTTGACCTGTTTGACCCTGACTCCGGATGTGGTTGTCGAAGCCATTGAACATCAGGCAGAGCTTATCGTTTCTCACCATCCGATCATGTTTCGGTCAATCAATAAAATTACCTCGCAGAACAGCGAGGGGCGAATGCTGCTCGACCTCGTCTCCAACAAGATTGCGGTTTACAGCCCACATACTGCTTTTGACAGTAGCGCACTCGGCATTAACGAACAGTTGGCTACGGACCTTGGACTGGCGTCGATCAAACCGATTCGGCAAATCGAGGGTGAAGCTGTCCCGCCTGGATCAGGCAGTGGGCGATATGGAAAGTTGAAACACGAAATGGAGTTGGAGAAGTTTCTTGTTCACGTGAAGAAGACTCTTCAGATTCCGTTCCTGCAATATACCGGTGGCCTCTCTCAGAAGATCAGCACCGTTGGTGTCGCCTGTGGTTCAGCGGCGGAGTATTTGCAGGACGCAGCACGCCTTGGTTGCGACGTCCTGGTCACTGGAGAAGCCCGCTTTCATGCCAGCCTGGAAGCTCGGAGTCTTGAGACGGCAATGGTCCTGACTGGGCACTTTGCATCTGAAAGACCAGCTGTTGAACGGCTTGCCGTTTTGCTGGCAGAAGAATTCCCGAATCTTAAAACCTGGGCTAGTGAAATCGAATCAGACCCTGTTCAATGGAGTGTCTCATGAATGACACAGACGTAGCCAAGTCGAAGCACGAAGAGGTCCCGGAAAAGGGACCCCGTCCACTCCCTGAAGTCCTTCTTTGGCGGGGAGTCCGTCTGAGATGTCCTCGTTGTGGGGAAGGTCGTCTCTACCGGAATTACATCAAGATGAATGACTGCTGTTCGAGTTGCAGCTTGAAGTTGAAACGAGAACCGGGGTACTACCTGGGAGCGACTTATTTCAACTACGGTGCCACAGTTCTGAGTATGTCAGCCATGTTTTTGTTCTTCCGCCTTGGAATGAACATCTCGGTCGATACGATCCTTTGGCCGCTGTTCACGTTTTGTCTCATTTTTCCACTGCTCTTTTTCCGGCACGCACGAGCGCTATGGTTAGCGTTCGATTGCCAGTTTGACCGCTCGGTCCTTGATGAGAAGTAAGCCAGTTACGATTTGTGTGTCGTATCTTCAGCAGATTCGAGCCGATCGATAAATTCGTCCGTCATTCCGGCTTGCTGGCGGGCTTGGCGTTGGAAGTCTTCGCCGCGAGCTTTTTCGGGGCGAAGGGGCCAGTGCAGATGCTTTTCGAAAGCTTCCCAGTCTGAGAGTTCTTCAGGCTTCAATTTGCGAAGCCATTCGAGACCGAAGCGGACGTGTTCGATTTCATCATCATGAATCGCCCGCATGATATGCGCGCTGCGTGTATCTCCGACGGCATTGAACGCCGTTTCCAGCTCGATCGTATGGTCCAGGTTTCTGCCTTCGAACACGAGTGGTAACCCGGCGAGGTAGTCGAGGACGTTCTCGAAGTCCATGGCCTTCTTCCAGATGTAGCAGTTGACTGGAAGGTCACCAAATTGAACGCCTAACTTGGCGGCTCTTTCGGCGTGCATCCGTGTGTGTCTTTGCTCATCAACCATGATGCGCGCGAGCCCGTGGCGAAATTCGCTGGGGGCGTCGGGAAAGGCGAGAAGAGTCCAGGCCATCACTTCGAGTGCCTGCAGTTCATGGTTCGCGAGAATATGGTGAGCGACTGCTCGTTTGCGAGGGTCGATGAGAGATTGAGGAGACGGAAGGCGAGGAGCAGCACGGCGTTCGGCGAACTGTAAGTTCGGTGGACGGTTCGGCTCTTCTACACGCACTGCCTCACCGGGGAAGTCATCAGTCATCTCGGTGGAGATTGCATTGACTTTTAGAGCGAGTTCGGTTGAGAGGAGAACGCGCTCGGCGAACTCTCGGATTTCCATAGCTTGCTGTCCAGAATGAATGTTCGTCGGAGACATCAGGTATGACCGTATGAGCATCGTCACTGAGTGACTCTCTCAAATACTGTCACTGAGTGACCCTCGGAGCAGTCTCACCTAAAGCAGTTTGCTCTGCTGTGTGCCCGTGAAGAACGCATCTCTCTAATAAAAATGCTATTCGCCAAGAGGCAGATCCTGCAAACCAATCCGAAAGATGCTCAAGCTGTCATCAATCTGGACATCTTACGGGAATAGGAATTCAATTCCAACGACGAGACCTTGAGCATAGAAGTTCGACAACTCATTCCGTGTGCCAATGATCGGAGGATCATTCACAGAAGCTGGAGCGTTGTAATCGATATTGTCATATGCTCGGGAGAATCCAGTTCCAGCGAGAAGCTGGTATGAAAGCACAAGGTTCAGGTTTTCTGTCGCTTGATACTTTCCGTAAACCGAAAAGTCGATCATTGGAGCAAAGCGAGTATTCTCGTCTGTGCTTGTCACAGGAAGTTCATCCACTGTGAAAATTTGGGCAGTGTTGACTTGATCCTGAAGGCGATTGATTCCGAACAGGAATTTGAAGTCAGTCCCCAAAGTGAAACGTTTGATCTTACTCTCTGCTCGAAAACCGACTTGTGGGCCAAAAATGTGGTTTTGAGAGAGCGAGTTGATTCGGTGGTCCAGAATGGTCGTCGGATCATTTAATGGATCAGGAATGTCCTGTCCTGAGATCGACAGTTTTTCTTCCATGCTGAGGTATCGAAAACCTGCGATGGGGCGAATGAGCATCGATGCATTGGGAGTCATCGGATTCGCAATCAGGTTGGTCTCTATGCCGTAGATATTTGTTGTCAGAGAAGCTCGCATCCCCTCGCTAAAGAGAATCATGGTGTTATTGTTCACAACTCCATTGTTCAACAAGGTGACAGCTCCGATGAGCGTTGTGTTCTGGAATGCGAAGTTGTCCACGAATGGGTCAACCTTCACGAGATCGTTAAATTCTTCCAGGACAAATGCACTCGCCTCGAAATCACCAATCGTCAGCGGGATTCCAAAAGTTCCTCGAAATCCGTTGAGTCCTGATTCTTGTGCTTCCCCAATACGTGGAACCACAGCAACTGTTTGAGGACGAGCTCCGAGAATACGGTCTTGAGCATCTAACCGGCGTTGTCGATCTTGCCCGGAGAGATCATAGGGGACGCCAGCTGCGTTGGGAGCGACCGGTGCGCCGAGAAGAGTGTCGTCGGCACCTCGGATTTCCCAATGCAGGACATCAAAGCGAACCCATGCTTTGTTGACTTTGTTACTAAGAATGTTTCCCAGACGTGTGTCAGGGCCGAACATCCATCCGTTATCGTCGGGCGTCAGTTGTGCATACGGACCACCTTGGCCACCTCTGTAATAGCCCCCTGCTCCCATCCCAGCGTATTGCTGTGAAGGACCGGGGCTCCCGAGGTATCCTGTATTTTGAAATCCTGATTGCGGATATTGCCCCTGTGCAAAACCTGCCAATGGCAGGAAACTGCTGATGACAAGAACAATTCCGCTCAACCAACGAGTCATAGTGCCGATCCTGGTCGAATCTTTTCCGCTGTTCCGTTTTCCGCAACTGGCAAATGGAGATATCACAGGCATTTGATCTTTGCGGTCAATGGTTCACGTTGTCCAAATATGGGGTGTAGCGAGACCGTTCGGTAGCGCACCTCCACTCCGTGTCACTTGTATCGGCCACGGGGAAATGAGAACTTGGGTGAACTTTGAGGATTTTGACGATCGAAGCGGTTTTGACGAACGGTTCAGCGACTCATTGAGAGTTGGTTTTAATTCGCAAACCCTTTCTGTTAAGCGGCTTACGTCATTGTTCGGATGGTCGGTTCGTCTTCAAGATTTCCTGATAGATGGAGAGCATCGACTCGGTCATTTTTGAGGCGAGGAAATTCTCTCGGATGTGATCTCTTCCAAGTCGCCCAATTTCCCTGGCTTGGTGACGATGAATCAAAAGTTCGTGAAGTTTGGTAGAGAGTTCTTCAACGTCAGCTGCTGTGACGAGGAGCCCCGTCACGCCGTCATCCACAATATGGGCAACGCCATCAATGTCTGAACTGACGACGGGCAACCCGGCAGCCATGGCTTCGAGTAAGATCAGTTTTGAACCTTGTCGCAGTTCCGGGAGGACAAACAGGTCAATGGCCTGAAACACCTGCCGAAAGTTTTCAAGATGCGGGAGAATCGTCAGCGATTGGCTGATCTTCAACTCTTCAGCCAGCTGTCTTAGCGACTTTTCTTCTGGACCCGAACCAGCAATGAGGAAAAGAACATCTGGATGCTTTTCCAGGATAGCCTTGGCGGCCCATAAAAAGTGGTTCAGCCCTTTCTCCTTCTCAAGTGGTCCTGCTGTCCCAATGACCGGTGGTCGATCTTCGGGGAGAATCGGTTGAAGGTCTTCCTCTCGAGGAATGCTCACCCCGTTCTGGACGACACTGACCAACTCTTCCGGGAGTCCGGTCTGGTTAAGGAATTGTTGTCGAATCGAGTCACTGACTGTAATGATTCTCCGGCACCAGCGAAGGTCGACTTCAAACTGCCCATCGGCAGGAGGAATGTCATGAAGGTGCAAGACGTACGGGGTTTCGATTTCTCGTGCGAGCCTGGACCCGAGTTGGTGCATGTGGCGATGCTGTATATCAATCAGGTCCGGCCGATTCTTCAAATATTCTCGTTTGATGAATCGAGCAGAAATTCGGGACAGGATGGGAACCTGCAAGTATGGATCGACATAGATTGAGTTTCTGCCGATCTTTTCTGCCAGTGAAGGAGGTGGATTTGCAGAGAGAACTCGAATTTTGACAGCTTCCTCAGGCAGAGCTTGAATGATCGACATCGATCGCTGGTAGCGTCCGCGAAGTTCGAAGCTTCCGAGAATGAACAGGAGATCAATCGCTTTTGTCGCCACTATTTACAATGTATTTCTAAGGAGGAGCCCGGTCGAAGATGACGCGAGTTGACCACTGGAAATCGCAGCAAGGAACTTAAGGCCCAACAGCGATGAGTTTCTTTTTCATTCAGAAAACGTAGGCTGTGAGGGATGTCTTCATTGCGTCAGGACAATTGTATTGCCTGTCGCGTTTCATGCTTGTTGTGCTCATGAGATCACAGACATGGCTTCATAGACTGCTCGCCGAAAGACGGATTTCTAGGTCAACTTTCGAATTGGTGTTCAGGCTCAGCCTCAAGGCGGACAGCAGTTTTACTGGTGAAGTGCAATTTACAAAGGGCGATAGCCAAGCCGACTCTCCGTTAGCCACGGTTAATCTTTGCTGTTGTTTCTCAATGCTTTGGGAGGAGAGAGAATCTCGTTAAGAACCACAGCATTTCGAATTCCCGCCCTTGAGTTCAGCAACGCAGCGAACGAGTTTTTATTCGATTTGCGTTTACTAACTTTGGTGACTCCCCCGATTTGTCCAATGACAGTCGGGCTGGAAGTTGCGGTGACATGCGGGAGGTGAGGGACATGGGATTTGACGTGCTCATCGATCGACTGTGACACCTTTTGCGGAGCCTGTGCTGCCGCTGCCGAGGCTTGTTGAGATTGCTTCGACCTGCTTTTTGACGACTCAATGCTGCTTCTTTGGCTCGAATCAGGCCGTTTTCTCGTTGGCTTGGGCTTTGCTGGCAACGGGTTCGACCGAGGTGGCTGTTGCCCAGCTTGTTCAGCCAGAATTTCGTCTCTGGTTCTGCGCCGTCGCGGTGGAGGTGGTCGACGGGAAGGAGGCGGTGAGATGACCTCGACCTCTTCGGTTCCCGATGGCCTCGAAGGTCTTGAGACACGGCCACCTTCGCGGCGGGATTGCTTCAAGAACTGGTCGATTTCGTTTTGTACACCGCTTTGTCTTGGTGTCGGACGCCGCTGTTGTGGGCCTCGTTGATTCTTCGGGGGCTGATTTTGGCTGACCAGATTGACAATCCAACCCATCAGGGCAATCAGGAAGACAACGATCCCAAAAAAGCTTTCGAGATCAGCGAGCAGTAAATATGGCGTCATGTCTTCTATCACCTCTGTTGATTGGTGAAAGGCGAAATCAAAATGATGTGCGTCCGTTTATTAGAGCAGTTTGCTCTATCGTGTGCCCGTTAAGAAAGCATTTTTAGAACCAGTCCGGAAACTTATGAAATGATGAATTTTCTCAGTGTTTGAGAGCACAAGTTCAGGTTTCAGGATCAGTTCTAGTAAAAATGCTGTTCGACACGAGGCAAATCCTGCAAACGCTGTGAAAAAACGCCCATTCCACACGTTTCCGGACTGGTTCTAGTTTTCTGGTTGATGAGCGACTTCGTCTCCCATCCCGGCAATGGCAGATCGCATTGATGTGTCCGCCTGGACGTTTTTAAGTTCATAGTAATCGAGCAAACCGAGTTTTCCAGAACGAAACGCCGCCGCAATTGCTTCAGGAACTTCTGCTTCGGAAAGCACGACAACAGCACGATTCTGTTGAGTTTTCGCGACCATTTCCTGTTCTTGAGCTGCAAACTCCGCACGTCGTTGTTCTGCTCGAGCCTGAGCGACTCGCATGTCGGCTTCGGCTTGATCAGCCTGAAGTCTCGCCCCGATGTTCTCTCCAACATCAATATCAGCAATATCAATGGACACGATTTCGAAAGCTGTTTGTGCTTCCAAGCCTTGGTTGAGGACTGTTTTAGAGATCCGGTCAGGATTTTCGAGAACCTCGGCGTATGTCTTTGTGGAACCGATTGCTTGCACAATTCCCTGACCGACACGAGCAATCACAGTCTCTTCTGTTGCTCCCCCTACCAACTGCTGAATGTTTGTTCGTACAGTCACGCGTGCCCGAGCTTTTAACTGAATTCCGTCCGCAGCAACGGCATCAAGCGTGCCAGCATTCTTGCGAGGATCTGGGCAGTTAATGACCTTTGGGTAAACACTCGTTTTGACTGCGTCCAGAATGTCTCGACCTGCGAGATCGATCGCTTGAGCGACTTGCCAGTCCATGTCGATCTGTGCTCGATGAGCGGCGACGAGAGCCCGGATCACGTTGGGAACGTTTCCTCCGGCGAGGTAGTGGGCTTCAAGAGCTCGCGTCGAGATATCGTAGTGCTCTGTCAATCCGGCTTGCACAGCCATGATTTTACTTCGGACAATGACTGTCGGATTCACCTTTCGAATCGACATCATGATCAGGTTCGTCATCGAGACGCCGGCGCCGGTCATTTTGCACTGAACCCACAGGCCAAAATATCGTGCCAGCACTGCCATCATAATAAAGA from Thalassoglobus polymorphus includes the following:
- a CDS encoding sugar phosphate isomerase/epimerase family protein, translating into MKIGAQGVQFDLRSQLRPADYGSTARRQLQNYLNERNLQPASAHFSLRSSLFENERLEQRLEAVRNAILFASQMKLRTLTIRLGRLPDLESEEAKQVIFPIMRDLVTHANHYGVTICVIPAGDSAETLLSFLNQIKTGPIAVDADLGSWVLSGRSPVKQLRELNQVIEHIDIRDAVRDVDGVGEEVPVGRGEIDWDEIAGLIEEMGYSGWLNVRRSTGNDKIGDSMRAIQYLRNLIPME
- a CDS encoding Nif3-like dinuclear metal center hexameric protein translates to MKLKKLIEYLGEFAPLELAEDWDNVGLLVGDENAEVCRVLTCLTLTPDVVVEAIEHQAELIVSHHPIMFRSINKITSQNSEGRMLLDLVSNKIAVYSPHTAFDSSALGINEQLATDLGLASIKPIRQIEGEAVPPGSGSGRYGKLKHEMELEKFLVHVKKTLQIPFLQYTGGLSQKISTVGVACGSAAEYLQDAARLGCDVLVTGEARFHASLEARSLETAMVLTGHFASERPAVERLAVLLAEEFPNLKTWASEIESDPVQWSVS
- a CDS encoding DUF983 domain-containing protein, which gives rise to MNDTDVAKSKHEEVPEKGPRPLPEVLLWRGVRLRCPRCGEGRLYRNYIKMNDCCSSCSLKLKREPGYYLGATYFNYGATVLSMSAMFLFFRLGMNISVDTILWPLFTFCLIFPLLFFRHARALWLAFDCQFDRSVLDEK
- a CDS encoding ferritin-like domain-containing protein encodes the protein MLIRSYLMSPTNIHSGQQAMEIREFAERVLLSTELALKVNAISTEMTDDFPGEAVRVEEPNRPPNLQFAERRAAPRLPSPQSLIDPRKRAVAHHILANHELQALEVMAWTLLAFPDAPSEFRHGLARIMVDEQRHTRMHAERAAKLGVQFGDLPVNCYIWKKAMDFENVLDYLAGLPLVFEGRNLDHTIELETAFNAVGDTRSAHIMRAIHDDEIEHVRFGLEWLRKLKPEELSDWEAFEKHLHWPLRPEKARGEDFQRQARQQAGMTDEFIDRLESAEDTTHKS
- a CDS encoding BBP7 family outer membrane beta-barrel protein, coding for MTRWLSGIVLVISSFLPLAGFAQGQYPQSGFQNTGYLGSPGPSQQYAGMGAGGYYRGGQGGPYAQLTPDDNGWMFGPDTRLGNILSNKVNKAWVRFDVLHWEIRGADDTLLGAPVAPNAAGVPYDLSGQDRQRRLDAQDRILGARPQTVAVVPRIGEAQESGLNGFRGTFGIPLTIGDFEASAFVLEEFNDLVKVDPFVDNFAFQNTTLIGAVTLLNNGVVNNNTMILFSEGMRASLTTNIYGIETNLIANPMTPNASMLIRPIAGFRYLSMEEKLSISGQDIPDPLNDPTTILDHRINSLSQNHIFGPQVGFRAESKIKRFTLGTDFKFLFGINRLQDQVNTAQIFTVDELPVTSTDENTRFAPMIDFSVYGKYQATENLNLVLSYQLLAGTGFSRAYDNIDYNAPASVNDPPIIGTRNELSNFYAQGLVVGIEFLFP
- a CDS encoding glycosyltransferase family 4 protein; the protein is MATKAIDLLFILGSFELRGRYQRSMSIIQALPEEAVKIRVLSANPPPSLAEKIGRNSIYVDPYLQVPILSRISARFIKREYLKNRPDLIDIQHRHMHQLGSRLAREIETPYVLHLHDIPPADGQFEVDLRWCRRIITVSDSIRQQFLNQTGLPEELVSVVQNGVSIPREEDLQPILPEDRPPVIGTAGPLEKEKGLNHFLWAAKAILEKHPDVLFLIAGSGPEEKSLRQLAEELKISQSLTILPHLENFRQVFQAIDLFVLPELRQGSKLILLEAMAAGLPVVSSDIDGVAHIVDDGVTGLLVTAADVEELSTKLHELLIHRHQAREIGRLGRDHIRENFLASKMTESMLSIYQEILKTNRPSEQ
- the floA gene encoding flotillin-like protein FloA (flotillin-like protein involved in membrane lipid rafts), producing the protein MNSAWIIGLVFGAIVVFIMMAVLARYFGLWVQCKMTGAGVSMTNLIMMSIRKVNPTVIVRSKIMAVQAGLTEHYDISTRALEAHYLAGGNVPNVIRALVAAHRAQIDMDWQVAQAIDLAGRDILDAVKTSVYPKVINCPDPRKNAGTLDAVAADGIQLKARARVTVRTNIQQLVGGATEETVIARVGQGIVQAIGSTKTYAEVLENPDRISKTVLNQGLEAQTAFEIVSIDIADIDVGENIGARLQADQAEADMRVAQARAEQRRAEFAAQEQEMVAKTQQNRAVVVLSEAEVPEAIAAAFRSGKLGLLDYYELKNVQADTSMRSAIAGMGDEVAHQPEN